The following coding sequences are from one Bradyrhizobium sp. WSM471 window:
- a CDS encoding DUF4173 domain-containing protein: MTSLASTIAADLQPIRPSSILAKLGLALALVALADWLFYGPRIGLSLTLFAIATACVSVLFNHAALDLRRGITSTAILVAGLVPATEELNTLSFLILVAALLMALLLATNSKTTDLADRARALRNFVLFGPFRVFPEALQIFNMSALTRSIALWLLPAVLSTVFIALFAAANPLIEQWVFLLDPKLILDYVSIPRVLFWTMMLALVWPFIHVRWRRRTIPTTTVVDGFVPPPLPSQVSAQFLGPSTILRSLILFNLLFAAQSILDGIYLWGHVALPTNLTYAAYAHRGAYPLIATALLAAAFVLVAMRPGGPAEKSKIIRPLVYLWVGQNVLLVASSILRLDLYVDIYMLTYWRIAAFIWMGLVALGLILIVARIVLDRSNQWLVGANLIALTIALYGCSLVNFDAFIADYNLSHSNEMSGKGLSIDANYLLTLGPQALPALDKVIAHRPGDNCLVSRRDRLVEVHRQDLAWRSWSFRNWRLQRRLDALAKARSAG; this comes from the coding sequence ATGACGAGCCTGGCTTCGACGATAGCAGCGGACCTCCAGCCGATCAGGCCTTCCTCCATTCTTGCCAAGCTTGGCCTCGCACTGGCACTGGTTGCGCTCGCCGACTGGCTGTTCTATGGCCCGCGTATCGGGCTATCGCTGACCCTCTTTGCGATCGCGACGGCTTGCGTGTCGGTGCTGTTCAATCATGCGGCACTGGACCTGCGACGCGGCATCACCAGCACGGCCATTCTCGTCGCCGGTCTCGTGCCGGCGACAGAGGAGCTCAACACGCTGTCCTTCCTGATCCTCGTCGCGGCGCTGCTGATGGCGCTGCTGCTCGCAACTAATTCGAAGACGACGGACCTCGCGGACCGCGCCCGGGCGCTACGAAACTTTGTCCTGTTTGGTCCCTTCAGGGTCTTCCCCGAAGCACTTCAAATCTTCAACATGTCCGCACTCACTCGGAGCATCGCACTCTGGCTTCTGCCTGCAGTGCTGAGCACTGTCTTCATCGCACTGTTCGCCGCAGCCAATCCGCTGATCGAGCAGTGGGTGTTCCTGCTCGATCCAAAGCTCATCCTCGACTATGTCAGCATCCCGCGCGTGCTGTTCTGGACCATGATGCTGGCGCTGGTCTGGCCGTTCATCCATGTGCGCTGGCGGCGCAGGACGATTCCCACCACGACGGTCGTCGATGGCTTTGTGCCGCCGCCGCTGCCGTCCCAAGTCTCGGCTCAGTTCCTGGGCCCCTCCACCATCCTGCGCTCGCTGATCCTGTTCAACCTGCTGTTCGCTGCGCAATCGATCCTCGACGGTATCTATCTCTGGGGGCATGTCGCGCTGCCGACTAATTTGACCTATGCGGCCTATGCCCATCGCGGCGCCTATCCGCTGATCGCGACCGCGCTCCTCGCCGCCGCCTTCGTGCTGGTGGCGATGCGCCCGGGCGGTCCGGCGGAGAAATCGAAGATCATCCGGCCGCTGGTGTATCTCTGGGTGGGACAGAACGTCCTGCTCGTCGCCTCCTCCATCCTTCGCCTCGACCTTTACGTCGACATCTACATGCTGACCTATTGGCGCATCGCGGCCTTCATCTGGATGGGGCTGGTGGCGCTCGGGCTGATCCTGATCGTCGCCCGCATCGTCCTCGACAGGTCCAACCAATGGCTCGTCGGCGCCAATCTGATCGCGTTAACGATCGCGCTGTATGGCTGCTCGCTGGTGAACTTCGACGCGTTCATCGCCGACTATAATCTGAGCCACAGCAACGAAATGTCGGGGAAGGGCTTGAGCATCGACGCCAACTATCTCCTCACACTCGGGCCGCAGGCGCTGCCTGCCCTCGACAAGGTCATCGCTCATCGCCCGGGCGACAACTGCCTTGTGTCGCGGCGCGATCGGCTTGTAGAAGTCCACCGTCAGGATCTGGCCTGGCGGAGCTGGAGCTTCAGGAACTGGCGGCTCCAGCGCAGGCTGGACGCCCTGGCGAAAGCTCGGTCGGCGGGCTGA
- a CDS encoding response regulator transcription factor yields the protein MAHRILIVDDEGHIREVIRVALRKAGMDVIEARDGKEALTRFAADRPDLIVLDIGMPEFDGLDVCREVRKASDVPILFLSARDEEIDRILGLEIGGDDYVTKPFSPRELVARVNVILRRLGSRNGEAKAGPSALAQGGLMVDPEQHVASFAGTPLKLTAIEFGILRAFLTRPTSVFNREQLMRAAYQLNIQVSDRTIDSHIRNIRAKLAAQACDNVIETIHGVGFKLGRCEKEA from the coding sequence TTGGCGCATCGCATTCTCATCGTCGACGACGAAGGCCATATCCGCGAGGTCATCCGCGTCGCTTTGAGGAAAGCCGGCATGGACGTCATCGAGGCGCGCGACGGCAAGGAGGCGCTGACCCGCTTTGCCGCCGATAGGCCTGACCTGATCGTACTCGACATCGGCATGCCCGAATTCGACGGCCTCGACGTCTGCCGCGAGGTGCGCAAAGCCTCCGACGTGCCGATCCTGTTCCTGTCGGCCCGCGACGAGGAGATCGACCGCATCCTCGGCCTCGAGATCGGCGGCGACGACTACGTGACGAAGCCGTTCAGCCCGCGCGAGCTGGTGGCGCGGGTCAACGTCATCCTGCGCCGTCTCGGTTCGCGCAATGGCGAGGCCAAGGCGGGGCCGTCGGCACTCGCGCAAGGCGGCCTCATGGTCGATCCCGAGCAGCATGTCGCGTCTTTTGCCGGAACGCCGCTGAAGCTGACCGCGATCGAGTTCGGCATCTTGCGCGCGTTCCTGACCCGGCCGACCTCGGTGTTCAATCGCGAGCAGCTGATGCGAGCGGCCTACCAGCTCAACATCCAGGTCTCCGACCGCACCATCGACAGCCACATCCGCAACATCCGCGCCAAGCTCGCGGCGCAGGCCTGCGACAACGTCATCGAGACCATCCACGGCGTCGGCTTCAAGCTCGGCCGCTGCGAGAAAGAGGCATGA
- a CDS encoding ATP-binding protein has protein sequence MSAAPDKWRPSLTLVIFTVLATVGVLPLVGLFFFRLYDNQLIRQTQAELIAQSRVLATIYAQEVIARLDSGLTLGAEVPSGVLPDPGDQVTPIRPALDLTANDLLRRRPDALAATRPAQPVYVEIGARLTPIIRETQKVTLAGFRILDPQGVVIAGRQEVGQSLAHIEEVADALHGQYRATLRNRVPDKPPPSIYSFSRGLGVHVFSAMPVIVNNRVAGVIYTTRTPSNIFDHLYQERAKFVLAGLAVVLGTIAIGLVFSRTITLPMRELIDRATRIGRGDREAFRPLRHYGTREFAQLSHSFLGMAEQLARRSDYIATFSAHLTHELKSPLTSIKGAAELLQDSVQGKAGSLTLVEQEMFIANILSDTKRLEAMAQRLRELARAEGLPQNERTELAPVIADLRSRFPASSIEASGSLDLRIGMSAEKALIVLSHLADNAMRHKAGRIRLEAIDERTTLRLTVSNDGEPISAPNRDRIFDAFFTTRRDQGGTGMGLAIAHAVMASHGGSIRLKPTEQGAAFELQFPMG, from the coding sequence ATGAGCGCGGCGCCCGACAAATGGCGGCCATCGCTTACCCTGGTGATCTTCACGGTGCTGGCGACCGTCGGCGTGCTGCCGCTGGTCGGCCTGTTCTTCTTCCGTCTCTACGACAACCAGCTGATCCGCCAGACCCAGGCCGAATTGATCGCGCAGAGCCGCGTGCTCGCGACGATCTACGCGCAGGAAGTCATAGCAAGGCTCGATAGCGGCCTCACGCTCGGCGCGGAGGTACCATCAGGCGTGCTGCCCGACCCCGGCGACCAGGTCACCCCGATCCGCCCCGCGCTCGACCTCACCGCCAACGATTTGTTGCGGCGGCGGCCGGATGCGCTAGCCGCGACCCGGCCGGCGCAGCCCGTCTATGTCGAGATCGGCGCAAGACTGACGCCGATCATCCGCGAGACCCAGAAGGTGACGCTGGCAGGCTTTCGCATCCTAGATCCCCAAGGCGTGGTGATCGCCGGGCGGCAGGAGGTCGGGCAATCGCTCGCCCATATCGAGGAGGTCGCCGACGCGCTGCATGGGCAATACCGCGCCACCCTGCGCAACCGAGTGCCCGACAAGCCGCCGCCGTCGATCTATTCCTTCAGCCGCGGCCTCGGCGTCCACGTGTTTTCGGCCATGCCTGTTATCGTCAACAACCGCGTCGCAGGGGTGATCTACACGACGCGGACACCGAGCAACATCTTCGACCATCTCTACCAGGAGCGGGCCAAGTTCGTGCTGGCGGGTCTTGCCGTGGTTCTCGGCACGATCGCGATCGGCCTCGTATTCTCGCGCACCATCACGCTGCCGATGCGCGAGCTGATCGATCGCGCCACCAGAATTGGCCGCGGCGACCGCGAGGCGTTCAGGCCGTTGCGGCACTACGGCACGCGCGAGTTCGCCCAGCTCTCGCACAGTTTCCTCGGCATGGCCGAACAGCTCGCGCGGCGCTCGGACTATATCGCGACCTTCTCGGCCCACCTCACCCACGAACTGAAATCACCGCTGACCTCGATCAAGGGCGCCGCCGAGCTGTTGCAGGATTCGGTTCAGGGCAAAGCGGGCAGCCTGACGCTGGTCGAGCAGGAGATGTTCATCGCCAACATCCTGTCCGACACAAAGCGGCTGGAAGCGATGGCGCAGCGGCTGCGCGAACTCGCGCGTGCCGAAGGCCTGCCGCAAAACGAGCGCACGGAATTGGCGCCGGTAATTGCCGATCTCAGGAGCCGGTTTCCGGCGAGCTCGATCGAGGCCAGCGGCAGCCTCGACCTGAGGATCGGCATGTCGGCCGAGAAGGCGCTGATCGTGCTGTCGCACCTCGCGGACAATGCGATGCGGCACAAGGCTGGGAGAATCAGGCTGGAGGCGATCGACGAGCGCACGACCCTGCGTCTGACTGTGAGCAATGACGGAGAGCCGATCTCGGCGCCGAACCGCGACAGGATCTTCGACGCGTTCTTCACCACCCGCCGCGACCAGGGCGGCACCGGGATGGGGCTCGCGATCGCACACGCGGTGATGGCGAGCCATGGCGGCTCGATCAGGCTCAAGCCGACCGAGCAGGGCGCGGCGTTCGAGCTGCAGTTTCCAATGGGCTAG
- a CDS encoding alpha-ketoglutarate-dependent dioxygenase AlkB: MTQLGLFADPHAGPAGLRYADDFVEAAAEQALIGRIAALPLQRFQFGAFEGNRRVASFGYRYDYTAQRLAEAEPIPDWVLPIARQVEAWAGLASGSVRQVLCTEYEAGVGIGWHRDKPHFDKILGLSLGSSCKFRFRRRSGDKWERHTLEARPRSLYVMDGEARSQWEHSIPPVEARRYSITFRTMKQA, encoded by the coding sequence ATGACGCAGCTTGGTTTGTTCGCCGATCCGCACGCAGGGCCCGCCGGTCTTCGCTATGCCGATGACTTCGTCGAGGCCGCCGCCGAGCAGGCGCTCATCGGCCGCATCGCGGCATTGCCGCTCCAGCGATTCCAGTTCGGCGCCTTCGAGGGCAACCGCCGGGTGGCGTCCTTCGGCTATCGCTATGATTACACAGCGCAGCGGCTGGCCGAGGCCGAGCCGATCCCGGATTGGGTCCTCCCCATCGCGCGGCAGGTCGAGGCATGGGCGGGCCTCGCCAGCGGCAGCGTGCGGCAGGTGCTCTGCACCGAATACGAGGCCGGCGTCGGCATCGGCTGGCACCGCGACAAGCCGCATTTCGACAAGATCCTCGGCCTGTCGCTCGGCTCGTCCTGCAAATTCCGCTTCCGCCGCCGCAGCGGCGACAAATGGGAGCGCCACACGCTCGAAGCCCGGCCGCGCTCGCTTTACGTGATGGACGGCGAGGCGCGGTCGCAATGGGAGCACAGCATCCCACCGGTCGAGGCGCGCCGCTATTCCATCACCTTCCGGACGATGAAGCAGGCCTGA
- a CDS encoding alpha/beta hydrolase, protein MKNFLALFLILGVTAASAHGPLPMWPAAPSDVVRVGLTDNDTTAGGTARLCEQVTFSRGLRYGESEANVLDVATATTKADTPRPVLLFVTGDTFTGDRSAPELSRQIQDQAMCFAARNDMIGVRVNYRLAPSATWPAGATDVAAALSWVHGNIDLFNGDAREIVAVGYGAGAFHVATLLAHPELQTDRADVAALVLVSGVYRAGKDASDSEKAYLGSDASQYNKRSVFPGILNVDIPIVLAWAADDSAGITTQGETLKKTLCGAGHCPRSALLRSRDGIASAFGLDGSGDSLAEPTLLLVHQLEARGLP, encoded by the coding sequence ATGAAGAATTTCCTCGCATTGTTTCTGATCCTGGGCGTGACGGCAGCCTCCGCGCACGGCCCCCTACCGATGTGGCCGGCCGCGCCATCCGACGTTGTCCGGGTCGGCCTCACCGACAACGACACCACCGCGGGCGGCACCGCGCGGCTGTGCGAGCAGGTCACCTTCTCGCGCGGCCTGCGCTACGGCGAGAGCGAAGCCAATGTGCTCGATGTCGCCACCGCCACGACCAAGGCGGATACGCCGCGGCCGGTGCTGCTGTTCGTGACCGGCGACACCTTCACCGGCGACCGCTCCGCGCCGGAGCTGTCGCGCCAGATCCAGGACCAGGCCATGTGCTTTGCCGCACGCAACGACATGATCGGCGTGCGCGTCAACTACCGGCTGGCGCCCTCGGCGACGTGGCCGGCGGGTGCGACCGACGTGGCGGCGGCGCTGTCCTGGGTCCACGGCAATATCGACCTGTTCAACGGCGACGCCCGCGAAATCGTTGCGGTCGGCTACGGCGCCGGCGCCTTCCATGTCGCCACCCTGCTGGCCCATCCCGAACTCCAGACCGACCGCGCCGACGTCGCGGCGCTCGTGCTGGTGTCCGGGGTCTACCGCGCCGGCAAGGACGCGAGCGATAGCGAGAAGGCCTATCTCGGCAGCGACGCCAGCCAGTACAACAAGCGTTCGGTCTTCCCCGGCATCCTCAATGTCGACATCCCGATCGTGCTGGCCTGGGCGGCGGATGATTCCGCCGGCATCACGACGCAGGGCGAAACCCTGAAGAAGACGCTCTGCGGCGCCGGCCATTGTCCGCGTAGCGCACTGCTGCGCAGCCGCGACGGCATCGCAAGCGCCTTCGGCCTCGACGGCTCCGGCGACAGCCTCGCCGAGCCGACGCTGCTGCTGGTGCATCAGCTCGAGGCGCGGGGCTTGCCGTAG
- a CDS encoding ABC transporter substrate-binding protein codes for MGVTGRMLFVSMIAFASLGAMSEQRADQPTAGNEIRIGNVMPYSGPLSEFGAIGQAEAAYFDMVNARGGINGRKIRFITRDDNSDPTTALELTRNLVEKDDVHLMFGSFGTPGNLAARWYLNAKKIPQLFVASGDEELSQAKAFPWTMGWQPSYRSEGRIYANYLQAYYPRKKIVVLWQNDQFGRALLKGMEEGLGDLNRLVLVDIAFDIADEHLDGHVSILKRAGADIFVFLGVPSTASKVIKLAAAMKWRPVFIVNDASASIANAMAPAGLENSSGVISAAFLKDPSDPAWKDDPAMKDWFAFMDKYHHDESTNSSAALFGYAAAEALTQVLKQCGDDLSRENIMRQAASLRNYQPSVALPNIRMNTSPNSYLPIRQMRLVQFDGRSWQPFGDVIETAFTEGAAR; via the coding sequence ATGGGCGTCACCGGCAGAATGCTGTTCGTTTCGATGATCGCGTTCGCGTCGCTCGGCGCGATGTCCGAGCAACGCGCCGATCAACCCACCGCGGGCAACGAAATCCGCATCGGCAATGTCATGCCGTATTCGGGACCGCTCTCGGAGTTCGGCGCCATCGGCCAGGCGGAAGCGGCCTATTTCGACATGGTCAACGCGCGCGGCGGCATCAACGGCCGCAAGATCCGTTTCATCACCCGCGACGACAATTCCGACCCGACGACCGCGCTGGAGCTGACCCGCAATCTTGTCGAGAAGGACGACGTGCATCTGATGTTCGGCTCGTTCGGCACGCCGGGCAATCTCGCCGCGCGCTGGTATCTGAACGCGAAGAAAATTCCGCAACTGTTCGTCGCCTCCGGAGACGAGGAGCTGAGCCAGGCCAAGGCGTTTCCCTGGACCATGGGCTGGCAGCCGTCGTACCGGTCGGAGGGGCGCATCTACGCCAACTATCTCCAGGCTTATTATCCCAGGAAGAAGATCGTGGTGCTCTGGCAGAACGACCAGTTCGGGCGTGCGCTTCTCAAGGGCATGGAGGAAGGACTTGGCGATCTGAACCGTCTCGTCCTCGTCGACATCGCCTTCGACATTGCCGATGAGCATCTCGACGGACACGTCTCGATCCTCAAGCGCGCCGGCGCCGATATCTTCGTCTTTCTCGGCGTGCCGTCGACGGCGTCCAAGGTGATCAAGCTGGCGGCGGCGATGAAATGGCGCCCGGTCTTCATCGTCAATGACGCCTCGGCCTCGATCGCCAATGCGATGGCGCCCGCAGGCCTGGAGAATTCCTCCGGCGTGATCTCGGCGGCCTTTCTGAAGGATCCGAGCGATCCCGCATGGAAGGACGATCCCGCCATGAAGGACTGGTTCGCTTTCATGGACAAGTACCATCACGACGAAAGCACCAACAGCAGCGCTGCACTGTTTGGCTACGCCGCGGCAGAGGCGCTGACGCAAGTGCTGAAGCAGTGCGGCGACGACCTGTCGCGCGAGAACATCATGCGTCAGGCGGCTTCGCTGAGGAATTATCAGCCCTCGGTCGCCCTGCCCAACATCAGGATGAACACCTCGCCGAACAGCTACCTGCCGATCAGGCAGATGCGGCTGGTCCAGTTCGACGGCCGCTCCTGGCAACCCTTCGGCGACGTGATCGAGACGGCGTTTACGGAAGGTGCCGCGCGGTGA
- a CDS encoding adenylate/guanylate cyclase domain-containing protein: MKQEISEEQRKSGILTGAAIAFLLLALPVAVWLDLTELSKTALRRQAADLNSVITSVRSYYASNVVGRILASPNGSTKVVHNYESVPGAIPIPATLSLELGRVIGAQQENITYRFVSDFPFQNRASHQLDKFEKDALEALRADPEQKIVETETSLFNDKVRLIAPVTMGPACVSCHNSHPESPKKDWKVGDVRGIQEVIIAQPIAANIFSFKFLLAYFLIAAGSGLSFLSLQRRQASRIKGMNKELESANDFLASLSMKISRYIPPQVYKSIFSGQKDVTIHTERKKLTIFFSDIQNFTATAERLQPELLTQLLNEYFTEMSAVAHEFGGTIDKFIGDAMLIFFGDPETKGDRADAQACLQMAWRMQHRLTELNAKWRASGIELPFKARMGINSGYCNVGNFGSSDRMDYTIIGAEANLAARLQSIAEPGGIVLSYETFALVSDVVRAHALPAITMKGISREVIPYSVDALNDAAAETSGIITERAPGLELYLDPAVVKSGDAARVRSLLENALASLKPA, encoded by the coding sequence GTGAAGCAAGAGATCTCCGAAGAGCAGCGCAAGAGCGGCATCCTGACCGGTGCCGCGATCGCCTTCCTGCTGCTCGCGCTGCCGGTGGCCGTGTGGCTGGACCTGACGGAGCTGAGCAAGACGGCGCTGCGCCGGCAGGCCGCCGATCTCAATTCGGTCATTACCAGCGTGCGCAGCTACTACGCCTCCAACGTGGTCGGCCGCATCCTCGCCAGCCCAAATGGCTCGACAAAGGTCGTTCACAACTACGAATCCGTCCCCGGCGCGATCCCGATCCCGGCCACGCTGTCGCTGGAGCTTGGCCGAGTAATCGGGGCGCAGCAGGAGAACATCACCTACCGTTTCGTCTCGGACTTCCCGTTCCAGAACCGCGCCTCGCACCAGCTCGACAAATTCGAGAAGGACGCGCTGGAAGCCCTGCGCGCCGACCCCGAGCAGAAGATCGTCGAGACCGAGACCTCGCTGTTCAACGACAAGGTCCGGCTGATCGCGCCCGTCACGATGGGCCCGGCCTGTGTCAGCTGCCACAACAGCCATCCCGAGAGCCCGAAGAAAGACTGGAAAGTCGGTGACGTCAGAGGCATCCAGGAGGTGATCATCGCCCAGCCGATCGCCGCCAACATCTTCTCGTTCAAGTTCCTGTTGGCCTATTTCCTGATCGCCGCCGGCAGCGGCCTGTCGTTTCTCTCGCTGCAGCGCCGCCAGGCCAGCCGCATCAAGGGCATGAACAAGGAGCTCGAATCCGCCAACGACTTCCTGGCTTCGCTGTCGATGAAGATCTCGCGCTACATCCCGCCGCAGGTCTACAAGAGCATCTTCTCCGGCCAGAAGGACGTGACGATCCACACCGAGCGCAAGAAGCTCACCATCTTCTTCTCGGACATCCAGAACTTCACCGCGACGGCGGAGCGGCTCCAGCCGGAGTTGCTGACCCAGCTCCTCAACGAATATTTCACCGAGATGTCGGCGGTCGCCCACGAATTTGGCGGCACCATCGACAAGTTCATCGGCGATGCCATGCTGATCTTCTTCGGCGATCCCGAGACCAAGGGCGACCGCGCCGACGCGCAGGCCTGCCTCCAGATGGCCTGGCGCATGCAGCACCGTCTCACCGAGCTCAATGCGAAATGGCGCGCCTCCGGCATCGAGCTGCCGTTCAAGGCCCGCATGGGCATCAATTCGGGCTATTGCAATGTCGGCAATTTCGGCAGCAGCGACCGCATGGACTACACCATCATCGGTGCCGAGGCGAACCTCGCCGCGCGCCTGCAATCGATCGCCGAGCCCGGCGGCATCGTGCTGAGCTACGAGACCTTCGCGCTGGTCAGCGACGTCGTCCGCGCCCACGCGCTGCCCGCGATCACGATGAAGGGCATCAGCCGCGAAGTCATTCCCTATTCGGTCGACGCGCTGAACGATGCGGCGGCCGAAACGAGCGGGATCATCACCGAGCGAGCGCCGGGGCTGGAGCTCTATCTCGATCCCGCCGTGGTCAAATCCGGCGACGCGGCGCGGGTGCGCTCGCTGCTGGAGAACGCGCTGGCTTCGCTGAAGCCGGCGTGA
- a CDS encoding enolase C-terminal domain-like protein, with protein sequence MTETIRIKRFNARPVIVPMNLPLKTSTGAVARAPLVLIDCETDLGATGHAYLFSITPSALKPLTATVAEMSEILAGDELLPFEIERKLTQRFTLLGLAGLQRLAQSGIDMAAWDALARARGLPLARLLGGAPKPVRAYNSKGLGIMPAGAAVEEAHKLLAEGFQAAKIRVGRPDAREDLKVVRAVRKAVGDDVTLMCDYNQALTVTEAISRGEMLDDEGLTWIEEPIRHDDYEGCARIADALRTPVQIGENFDSAFAMQSALSAEACDYVMPDVQRIGGVTGWLRAAALAHAAGIEMSTHLFSEVSAHLLCVTPTAHWLEYVDWADAVLSTRLQIKDGFAVPSEEPGNGIAWDEAAVKKYLVQ encoded by the coding sequence ATGACCGAGACCATCCGTATCAAGCGCTTCAATGCGCGCCCCGTCATCGTGCCGATGAACCTCCCGCTCAAAACCTCGACCGGGGCGGTCGCAAGGGCACCTTTGGTGCTGATCGACTGCGAGACCGACCTCGGCGCAACCGGGCACGCCTATTTGTTCTCGATCACCCCCTCGGCCTTGAAGCCGTTGACGGCGACGGTCGCGGAAATGTCGGAGATACTGGCGGGCGATGAGCTGCTACCGTTCGAGATCGAGCGCAAGCTGACCCAGCGCTTCACGCTGCTGGGGCTCGCCGGCCTGCAGCGGCTGGCACAGTCCGGCATCGACATGGCGGCATGGGACGCGCTGGCGCGCGCACGCGGCCTGCCGCTGGCGCGGCTGCTCGGCGGCGCGCCGAAACCGGTCAGGGCCTACAATTCGAAGGGGCTCGGCATCATGCCGGCGGGTGCCGCGGTGGAGGAAGCCCACAAGCTGCTGGCCGAGGGCTTCCAGGCCGCGAAGATCCGCGTCGGCCGTCCCGATGCGCGGGAAGACCTGAAGGTGGTCCGCGCGGTGCGCAAGGCCGTCGGCGACGACGTGACGCTCATGTGCGACTACAATCAGGCGCTGACGGTCACCGAGGCGATCAGCCGCGGCGAGATGCTCGACGACGAGGGGCTCACCTGGATCGAAGAGCCGATCCGTCACGACGATTATGAGGGCTGCGCCCGTATCGCGGATGCGCTGCGTACCCCGGTCCAGATCGGCGAGAATTTCGACAGCGCGTTCGCGATGCAATCCGCGCTCTCAGCGGAAGCCTGCGATTACGTGATGCCCGACGTGCAGCGCATCGGTGGCGTCACCGGCTGGCTGCGCGCCGCCGCGCTGGCCCACGCCGCCGGGATCGAGATGTCGACGCATCTGTTCTCGGAAGTCAGCGCGCATCTTTTGTGCGTGACACCGACCGCGCATTGGCTGGAATATGTCGACTGGGCTGATGCGGTGCTTTCGACCCGTTTGCAGATCAAGGACGGCTTTGCGGTGCCGAGCGAGGAACCCGGCAACGGGATCGCGTGGGACGAGGCGGCGGTGAAGAAGTATCTGGTCCAATAG
- a CDS encoding RidA family protein encodes MKSVNKPGGNYLPVIIHSGIAYVSGQLPRRGEDLLYSGKVGADVDVAAAQEAAALCADLCISAINHATGGEDKIVQVLQLVGYIASAPGFTQQSQVMNGASDRLIERLGDRGRHTRTSVGVAELPRGAPVELSMIAAVRS; translated from the coding sequence ATGAAGAGCGTGAACAAGCCCGGCGGCAACTACCTGCCGGTGATCATCCATAGTGGAATTGCGTATGTCAGTGGTCAGCTGCCGCGTCGCGGCGAAGACCTGCTGTACTCAGGCAAAGTCGGCGCAGACGTCGATGTCGCCGCCGCACAGGAGGCTGCTGCACTCTGCGCTGATCTCTGCATTTCGGCCATCAACCACGCAACAGGCGGAGAGGACAAGATCGTCCAGGTCTTGCAGCTCGTTGGATACATCGCCTCGGCGCCTGGATTTACGCAGCAATCGCAAGTCATGAACGGCGCCTCCGACCGGCTGATCGAGCGCCTAGGTGATCGCGGTCGTCACACGCGTACATCTGTTGGCGTCGCCGAGTTGCCGCGAGGCGCACCGGTCGAGCTGAGTATGATTGCCGCTGTTCGGTCGTAG
- a CDS encoding L-2-amino-thiazoline-4-carboxylic acid hydrolase gives MNVSVIEQAKIQAQVLVPLVKALQAELGEARANALVRKTLGDVYRGFGEEFWQAKNNAENESDLGKAVSSAFKTYARDDALAYDVIEQTHDVFAFDVKRCAYAEFYKALGEPELGFLLVCTADFATAEGFGSDIKLTRTQTIMQGAAHCDFRYRRDGDGSQ, from the coding sequence ATGAACGTTTCCGTCATCGAGCAAGCAAAGATCCAGGCGCAGGTGCTGGTGCCGCTGGTCAAGGCGCTCCAGGCCGAGCTCGGCGAGGCGCGTGCCAACGCGCTGGTACGCAAGACGCTCGGCGATGTCTATCGCGGCTTCGGCGAGGAATTTTGGCAGGCCAAGAACAATGCCGAGAACGAGAGCGATCTCGGCAAGGCGGTGTCGTCGGCATTCAAAACCTACGCCCGCGACGATGCGCTCGCCTATGACGTGATCGAGCAGACCCACGATGTCTTCGCGTTCGACGTCAAGCGATGCGCCTATGCCGAGTTCTACAAGGCGCTGGGCGAACCCGAGCTCGGTTTTCTCCTGGTCTGCACCGCTGACTTTGCGACCGCCGAGGGTTTTGGCTCCGACATCAAGCTCACGCGGACGCAGACAATCATGCAAGGAGCCGCTCATTGCGACTTCCGCTACCGGCGCGATGGAGACGGGTCACAGTGA
- the cpdR gene encoding cell cycle two-component system response regulator CpdR: MPKILLAEDDNDMRRFLVKALENAGFQVSSHDNGMAAYQRLREEPFEMLLTDIVMPEMDGIELARRASELDPDIKIMFITGFAAVALNSDSDAPKNAKVLSKPVHLRELVSEVNKMLAA; encoded by the coding sequence ATGCCAAAGATCCTGCTCGCCGAAGACGACAACGACATGCGCCGTTTCCTGGTCAAGGCGCTGGAAAACGCCGGTTTTCAGGTCTCGTCCCACGATAACGGCATGGCCGCCTACCAGCGGCTGCGGGAAGAGCCGTTCGAGATGCTGCTCACCGACATCGTGATGCCGGAGATGGACGGCATCGAGCTCGCCCGCCGGGCCTCGGAACTCGACCCCGACATCAAGATCATGTTCATCACCGGCTTCGCCGCGGTCGCCCTGAACTCGGATTCGGACGCCCCCAAGAACGCCAAGGTGCTGTCCAAGCCCGTGCATTTGCGCGAATTGGTCAGCGAAGTGAACAAGATGCTGGCGGCCTAA